One Prevotella melaninogenica DNA window includes the following coding sequences:
- a CDS encoding OmpA family protein: MNNLRLLHILRKHRQNLLLAVGITLILMSCGIDRNIKKGEKHLSLGEYYDAANQFKTAYQRTSPKDRRQRGELSLKIAECYERISSSQRAISAYRNVIRYKLDNGETHKRLADNLMKEGSYSEAVKEYRIALDSMPNNQLIAQELQAASIAASVKERGSKYIVKRMDVFNSRRQDYSPMLFGDKYEQLYFTSTRNEAKGDELSGITGAKAGDIFLSEKDDKGKWSTPKAIESALNTEADEGTPAFSVDGREMYITQCLTEPSNPRYAQISVSNRSDAAWGKANKLEISRDTLSSFAHPAISPDGNWLYFTSDMPGGKGGLDIWRVRLTGGTTGGVENLGEPINTPGDEEFPTFRPNGDLYFSSNGHGGLGGLDIFIAKVGNDRRYHLEHPGYPLNSQGDDFGMTFEGIHNRGFFSSNRGDGRGWDHIYSFELPEVIQTVKGWVYEMDGYELPAAQIFMVGDDGTNKKLAVKGDGSFEQEIKPGVNYIFLATCNGYLNHKEEIKVGNVDDSKVYTLQFALAGINVPVLIDNIFYDFDKATLRPESEKALDALVNLLKENPNVTIELSAHTDYLGSADYNKRLSQRRADAVVAYLTAHGIVRDRLTPVGYGKERPKKIRKKVTEKYPWLKENDVLTEDFIKKLDKEKQEIANQLNRRTEFTVLRTTYGMFDEKGNLKQQPKTKKKESLDDDGMIIINIP, from the coding sequence ATGAACAACCTAAGGCTTTTACATATACTTCGCAAACATCGACAGAATCTTCTGTTAGCTGTTGGTATCACCTTGATACTAATGTCATGCGGAATAGATAGAAATATAAAGAAAGGCGAGAAACACCTTTCCTTGGGCGAGTATTATGACGCTGCGAACCAATTTAAAACAGCTTATCAACGTACTTCGCCTAAGGATAGACGCCAACGTGGAGAACTTTCTTTGAAGATAGCTGAGTGTTATGAGCGTATTTCGTCCTCTCAACGAGCAATATCAGCTTATAGAAATGTTATCCGCTATAAACTGGATAATGGTGAGACGCATAAGCGTTTGGCTGATAATCTAATGAAGGAAGGTAGTTATTCGGAGGCTGTTAAGGAGTATCGCATTGCGCTTGATTCAATGCCTAACAATCAATTGATAGCTCAAGAACTTCAGGCTGCATCAATAGCTGCAAGCGTAAAAGAGCGTGGTTCAAAGTATATTGTGAAGCGTATGGACGTGTTTAACTCACGTCGACAGGATTATTCGCCAATGCTTTTCGGCGATAAATACGAACAGCTTTACTTTACTTCTACACGAAATGAAGCCAAAGGTGACGAATTGAGCGGTATTACTGGTGCAAAGGCTGGTGACATCTTTCTTAGTGAAAAGGATGATAAAGGCAAATGGAGTACACCGAAGGCTATAGAGTCTGCATTGAATACAGAGGCTGATGAGGGTACGCCTGCTTTCTCTGTCGATGGGAGGGAAATGTATATTACACAGTGTTTAACTGAACCAAGCAATCCTCGCTATGCCCAAATTTCAGTAAGTAATCGCTCTGATGCAGCTTGGGGAAAGGCTAATAAGTTGGAAATTAGTCGTGATACGCTATCGAGTTTTGCACATCCTGCTATCTCACCAGATGGTAATTGGCTTTATTTCACCAGTGATATGCCTGGTGGAAAAGGTGGTCTTGATATCTGGCGTGTACGTCTGACAGGCGGTACAACGGGAGGTGTTGAGAACCTCGGAGAACCAATCAACACCCCAGGAGATGAAGAATTTCCTACTTTCCGACCAAACGGTGACCTTTATTTCTCAAGTAATGGACATGGTGGTTTGGGTGGTCTTGATATCTTTATAGCTAAGGTTGGCAACGATCGTCGCTACCACTTGGAACATCCAGGATATCCTCTAAACTCACAAGGTGATGACTTTGGTATGACTTTCGAGGGCATTCATAATCGCGGTTTCTTTTCTTCAAACCGTGGTGATGGTCGAGGTTGGGATCATATCTATAGCTTTGAACTCCCTGAAGTCATTCAGACAGTGAAGGGATGGGTCTATGAAATGGATGGTTATGAGTTGCCAGCTGCACAGATATTTATGGTTGGTGATGATGGAACTAACAAGAAGTTAGCTGTCAAAGGTGATGGTTCTTTTGAACAAGAGATAAAGCCTGGCGTTAATTATATCTTCCTTGCGACCTGCAACGGCTACCTAAATCATAAGGAGGAGATTAAGGTTGGGAATGTAGATGATTCTAAAGTATATACCCTTCAGTTTGCTTTAGCAGGTATAAACGTACCTGTGTTGATAGACAATATCTTCTATGACTTTGATAAAGCGACGCTTCGACCAGAATCAGAGAAGGCTTTGGACGCTCTTGTCAATCTTCTCAAGGAGAATCCTAACGTAACAATAGAACTCTCGGCTCACACCGATTACCTTGGTTCTGCTGATTATAATAAACGTCTTTCACAACGACGTGCAGATGCCGTAGTGGCTTATCTCACTGCACATGGTATCGTTCGTGACCGCCTTACACCAGTTGGATATGGTAAAGAACGTCCAAAAAAGATTCGTAAGAAGGTTACCGAGAAGTACCCTTGGCTAAAGGAAAACGATGTTCTCACTGAAGATTTCATCAAGAAACTCGATAAGGAGAAGCAAGAAATAGCCAATCAATTGAACCGCCGTACTGAGTTTACAGTGCTTCGAACCACATATGGTATGTTTGATGAGAAGGGAAACCTTAAGCAACAGCCAAAAACAAAGAAAAAAGAAAGTCTTGATGATGATGGAATGATTATCATTAACATTCCCTAA
- a CDS encoding endonuclease MutS2 — MSPLGKERVDAMSFSTDAVQVNTWMEEIREFRRIQEGQDDFPLDNFFDVRESVARIRLEGTHMEVEELFDLKRSLETIIAIVNFLSRGEETEQGEIRHYYPALYNLADGVATFPLLVQRISQIIDKFGKMRDNASPELLQIRRELARIEGSISRTLYGILRAAQGEGLVEKDVTPTLRDGRLVIPVAPGLKRKISGIVHDESATGKTVYIEPTEVVEANNKVRELENEERREMIRILTDFAKKVRPNVREILDSYNLMAAVDFIRAKAELARLFKSFEPQVAEEPHIDWIRAIHPLLQLSLERKNNNKLNTSLSDDNNEIDKVSNEVDNTQDYDTVLEEENDTRNVPSSVVPLDIQLTKDKHLLIISGPNAGGKSVCLKTVGLLQYMLQCGLSIPVGDRSTTGIFTDIMIDIGDEQSIENDLSTYSSHLMNMKVMMRRASESTLILIDEFGTGTEPQIGGAIAESVLRQFWKKHAWAVITTHYQNLKHFAEEHPGTVNGAMLYDRHEMRPLFQLAIGRPGSSFAIEIARKTGIPEEVIRDASEIVGSDYIQSDKYLQDIVRDKRYWENKRQTIHSHEKELEKRISQYEKDIAALEQSRKEILNRAKAQAEEIIKESNRRIENAIREIREKQAEKEETKRIRQELAAYEVGLLDGSKNDKPETSNKKKLKSSGLLSDDDFQKKVDKIKSRKERHEQHLKEKASKQQAAAEALKNAVRKQQGGGLVMAGDSVRIKGLTSVGKVESIEGKQATVIFGGMRTKMAISRLEHVDAATIQSEQKQFQAYNYSRETRETIDKHRNQFRQELDVRGMRADEALNQVQYFIDDAILVGASQVRILHGKGNGILRQLIRQYLGSVPNVTNYRDEHVQFGGAGITVVEL, encoded by the coding sequence TTGTCGCCTTTAGGTAAGGAACGAGTTGATGCAATGAGTTTCTCAACCGATGCCGTACAGGTGAATACCTGGATGGAAGAGATTAGAGAGTTTCGTAGAATACAAGAGGGACAAGACGACTTTCCTTTAGATAATTTCTTTGATGTACGCGAAAGTGTGGCACGAATCCGCTTGGAAGGAACCCACATGGAGGTTGAGGAACTCTTTGATTTGAAGCGTTCATTAGAGACAATTATTGCTATTGTAAACTTTTTAAGTCGTGGAGAAGAGACAGAACAGGGAGAAATACGCCATTACTACCCTGCTCTCTATAATCTTGCTGATGGTGTTGCAACATTCCCATTACTTGTTCAGCGCATCTCACAGATTATCGATAAATTCGGTAAAATGCGTGACAATGCTTCTCCAGAACTACTTCAGATACGCCGTGAGTTGGCGCGCATCGAGGGAAGTATCTCACGTACTTTATATGGTATCTTGCGTGCTGCGCAGGGAGAAGGACTTGTTGAGAAGGATGTCACACCTACCTTGCGTGATGGTCGACTGGTTATCCCTGTTGCACCAGGCTTGAAACGTAAGATTTCGGGTATTGTACACGATGAAAGTGCTACGGGTAAGACGGTATATATTGAGCCTACTGAGGTTGTAGAGGCTAATAATAAGGTTCGCGAACTTGAGAATGAGGAGCGTAGAGAGATGATTCGAATTCTCACGGACTTTGCTAAGAAGGTACGACCGAATGTGCGTGAGATTCTCGATTCATACAATCTTATGGCAGCAGTAGACTTTATTCGTGCAAAGGCTGAGCTGGCTCGACTCTTTAAGAGTTTTGAACCACAGGTGGCAGAGGAACCTCACATTGATTGGATAAGAGCTATTCATCCCCTACTTCAACTTTCATTAGAAAGAAAAAATAATAATAAGTTAAACACCTCATTATCTGATGATAATAACGAAATAGATAAAGTTTCTAATGAAGTTGATAATACACAAGATTACGACACGGTATTAGAAGAAGAGAACGATACGCGTAATGTTCCTTCAAGTGTTGTTCCTCTCGATATTCAACTCACAAAAGATAAGCATCTTCTGATTATTTCTGGTCCGAATGCTGGTGGTAAATCGGTTTGTTTGAAGACTGTGGGTTTACTTCAGTATATGCTTCAGTGCGGTCTTTCAATCCCTGTTGGTGACCGCTCAACCACTGGCATTTTTACAGATATTATGATAGATATCGGTGATGAGCAGAGTATAGAGAACGACCTCAGTACCTATTCTTCTCACTTGATGAATATGAAGGTGATGATGCGTCGTGCTTCAGAGTCTACGCTTATCCTCATTGATGAGTTTGGAACTGGTACGGAACCACAGATTGGTGGAGCAATTGCCGAGTCTGTTTTACGTCAGTTCTGGAAGAAGCATGCTTGGGCTGTGATAACAACCCACTATCAAAACCTTAAGCATTTTGCGGAAGAACATCCTGGTACAGTCAATGGTGCGATGCTCTATGACCGCCATGAAATGCGCCCACTCTTTCAGTTGGCAATTGGTAGACCCGGTAGTTCGTTTGCTATTGAGATTGCTCGAAAGACGGGAATACCAGAAGAAGTAATCCGTGATGCATCAGAGATTGTTGGTTCTGATTATATTCAGAGTGATAAGTACTTACAGGATATTGTTCGAGATAAACGTTATTGGGAGAATAAGCGTCAAACCATTCACAGCCATGAGAAGGAATTGGAGAAACGTATTAGTCAATATGAAAAGGATATTGCAGCGTTAGAACAAAGTCGTAAGGAGATTCTCAACCGTGCCAAGGCACAAGCAGAAGAGATTATCAAGGAGAGTAATCGACGTATAGAAAATGCTATCCGTGAAATCAGAGAGAAGCAGGCTGAGAAGGAAGAAACCAAGCGTATTCGTCAGGAATTGGCTGCTTATGAGGTAGGATTATTGGATGGAAGTAAGAATGATAAGCCTGAAACCTCGAATAAGAAGAAACTAAAAAGTAGCGGATTACTCTCTGATGACGATTTCCAAAAGAAGGTTGACAAGATTAAGAGTCGTAAGGAACGCCACGAACAGCATCTGAAAGAAAAGGCAAGTAAGCAGCAAGCAGCTGCTGAAGCATTGAAGAATGCCGTACGTAAACAGCAAGGAGGTGGACTCGTTATGGCTGGTGATTCTGTACGTATAAAGGGTCTAACGTCTGTTGGTAAGGTGGAATCAATTGAAGGAAAGCAGGCAACTGTTATCTTTGGTGGTATGAGAACAAAGATGGCTATTAGTCGTTTGGAGCATGTTGATGCGGCAACTATTCAGTCAGAACAGAAGCAATTTCAAGCTTATAACTATAGTCGTGAGACTCGTGAAACCATTGATAAGCATCGTAACCAGTTCCGACAAGAGTTGGATGTACGTGGTATGAGGGCTGATGAAGCCTTAAATCAGGTGCAATACTTTATAGATGATGCTATCCTTGTTGGGGCAAGTCAGGTGCGTATTCTTCATGGTAAAGGCAATGGTATACTTCGTCAGCTAATCCGACAGTATCTTGGCAGTGTTCCTAATGTTACAAACTATCGCGATGAACATGTACAGTTTGGCGGTGCAGGTATCACGGTTGTAGAACTGTGA